The following proteins come from a genomic window of Lolium rigidum isolate FL_2022 chromosome 5, APGP_CSIRO_Lrig_0.1, whole genome shotgun sequence:
- the LOC124657270 gene encoding uncharacterized protein LOC124657270 — MEAIDGKGATRGPKVDVTGPEEDPRSETEDHTAESVASEEGGYTLRNELAASSHRDGSMYWDMDWLWWKQDFRIVDRDETRLEAMTFSNPTDCIIHDGTCMKHYARGMLQVFSLELAKIPMDGGSVELYGYVAIRDDLDPLLNYVVNISRDFPITVQQGSLINMVGPKRGIEMSDFTLIEYDMRIKIGDHENDDLQLIDGASLIGDGGLWNQPFMLDIRGGDGAVNMSLSRLCRAVEATIEIIILEVQSNFNLSLGCLTSGIDEDIQIFDDSITEPRVLRRFVVAAVKDSLIDLKFKVEAVSSGSNQHCCSFSAKTHGHDIQEIKIDVALISVKVTWSTLPCGFPA, encoded by the exons ATGGAGGCTATAGATGGCAAGGGTGCTACACGGGGCCCAAAGGTGGACGtcaccggtcctgaggaagatccAAGGAGCGAAACCGAGGATCACACGGCTGAATCCGTTGCCAGTGAGGAAGGAGGTTATACTTTGCGTAATGAACTTGCGGCAAGCAGTCACCGCGATGGTTCTATGTACTGGGATATGGATTGGCTTTGGTGGAAACAAGACTTTCGAATTGTAGACCGTGACGAGA CTAGGTTGGAGGCAATGACGTTTTCAAATCCCACAGATTGCATCATTCACGATGGAACTTGCATGAAGCATTATGCTCGCGGCATGCTGCAAGTTTTCTCATTGGAGCTTGCTAAAATTCCTATGGATGGTGGCTCAGTAGAGCTGTATGGATATGTAGCAATACGGGATGATCTCGATCCATTGCTTAATTATGTTGTCAATATTAGCAGGGACTTTCCCATCACTGTGCAGCAG GGTTCTCTCATCAACATGGTTGGCCCAAAGCGAGGCATAGAGATGAGTGACTTTACTCTAATTGAATACGATATGAGGATCAAGATAGGCGATCACGAAAATGATGACCTACAACTGATCGATGGTGCATCACTCATAGGAGATGGAGGCCTATGGAATCAGCCATTCATGCTTGACATCCGTGGCGGAGATGGCGCAGTTAATATGAGTTTATCACGTCTTTGTCGGGCAGTTGAGGCGACTATAGAGATTATCATATTGGAAGTGCAGAGCAATTTTAATCTCTCTCTTGGATGTCTAACTAGTGGGATAGATGAGGATATCCAGATCTTCGATGATTCCATCACTGAGCCACGTGTCTTAAGGAGGTTTGTGGTTGCCGCAGTGAAGGACTCTTTGATAGATTTGAAATTCAAGGTGGAAGCTGTGTCATCCGGTTCAAACCAACATTGTTGTTCATTCAGTGCCAAAACCCACGGGCATGATATTCAAGAGATAAAGATTGATGTGGCTTTGATCTCAGTAAAGGTAACTTGGTCAACCTTGCCTTGTGGCTTTCCTGCTTAA